In Malus sylvestris chromosome 15, drMalSylv7.2, whole genome shotgun sequence, a single genomic region encodes these proteins:
- the LOC126605154 gene encoding uncharacterized protein LOC126605154: MIDDLKELNLGTSKESKPIFVSALLSADKIDEYYQLLMEYKDVFPWTYKEMPDLDPTIAVRHLVVKPGTQPIKQTQRCYRSELIPQVEAEIDMLIETCLIREVQYPKWISNIVIVLKKSRQIRVYVDFHDLNDACPKDDFPLPIIKIMVDATTGHKALSLMDKLCEKYKLKQHKSSMYYAPTNGLAETFNKKLCNIVKKVIGRTKRDWHERTSEALWAYRTTHMTPTQVTHYSLVYGVEAVLPFESQIPSLKMAIQEGLTEEENTKLRLQELEALDERRLEAQQHLECYQPQLFQAFNKKVRPRSFQIGNLVLALRKPIIITYKTESKFTSKWDGLYVIQKVYTNDAYLIMVENGLKISPINGRFLKHYYL; this comes from the coding sequence ATGATTGATGATCTtaaggagctcaacttaggcacaagcaAGGAATCGAAGCCTATCTTTGTAAGTGCATTACTAAGTGCGGACAAGATCGATGAGTATTACCAATTACTAATGGAGTACAAAGATGTCTTTCCTTGGACCTACAAAGAAATGCCCGACCTTGACCCTACCATCGCCGTTCGTCATCTTGtagtcaagcctggaacgcaaccgataaagcaaactcaaaggtgttatcgatccgagctcatcccaCAAGTTGAGGCTGAGATTGACATGCTAATTGAAACATGCTtaattcgagaggtgcaataccctaaATGGATCTCCAACATAGTCATTGTTCTTAAGAAATCtagacaaatacgtgtttacgTAGATTTCCATGACCTTAACGATGCTTGCCCAAAGGATGACTTTCCTTTgccaatcatcaaaatcatggtAGACGCAACCACTGGTCACAAGGCACTATCACTTATGGACAAGctctgtgagaaatacaagcttaagcagcacaagtcttccatgtattaTGCTCCGACCAACGGTCTCGCGGAAACATTCAACAAAAAGTTGTGCAACATCGTGAAGAAGGTAatcggccgaacaaagagagatTGGCACGAAAGAAcaagcgaagcactttgggcatataggacgacACATATGACTCCTACCCAAGTTACTcattattctctcgtatatggcgtagaagctgttctaccgttcgaaagtcaaatcccctcattaaagatggctatacaagaaggcttaaCTGAAGAGGAAAACACAAAGCTGcgacttcaagagttggaagcactcgacgaaagaaggctcgaagctcaacaacacttggaatgttACCAACCACAACTATTccaggcattcaacaagaaggtccgcccaaggtctttccaaattGGAAATCTTGTCTTAGCATTACGAAAGCCCATCATCATAACTTACAAAACagaaagcaagttcacatcaaagtgggatggacttTACGTAATACAAAAGGTCTACACCAATGACGCTTACTTAATCATGGTGGAAAACGGCTTAAAGATCAGCcccatcaatggcagattcttgaagcacTACTACCTCTAA